Proteins co-encoded in one Hymenobacter swuensis DY53 genomic window:
- a CDS encoding TerC family protein — translation MEISPLFWVGFNVGVVALLLLDLLVFNRKAHVVRMREALGWSAFWIALSLSFNYAVYHWMGKQAALEFLTGYLIEKSLSVDNLFVFLLIFTYFKVPPQYQHKILFWGIIGALVLRAAFILAGAALLAKFHFLLYVLGAFLVYTGVKMATSGGEPEIDPDNNPVVKFLSRHLPITNRLHEGRFFVRQNGMLFATPLLVVLVMVETTDVVFAADSIPAILAVSRDTFIVYTSNVFALLGLRALYFALESLMRLFHYLHYGLSLILIFIGGKLLATEFLHIPMGISLGVVGLILTGSVGLSLLFPKKEAEEGVKERK, via the coding sequence ATGGAAATATCCCCGCTGTTCTGGGTTGGCTTCAATGTGGGCGTGGTGGCCCTGTTGCTCCTCGATTTGCTCGTGTTCAACCGCAAGGCGCACGTAGTGCGCATGCGGGAAGCCCTGGGCTGGAGCGCGTTCTGGATTGCCCTCTCACTGAGCTTCAACTATGCCGTGTACCACTGGATGGGCAAGCAGGCGGCCCTGGAATTCCTGACGGGCTACCTCATTGAGAAGTCATTGAGCGTGGACAACCTGTTCGTATTCCTGCTCATTTTCACCTACTTCAAGGTACCGCCGCAGTATCAGCACAAGATTCTGTTCTGGGGCATTATCGGGGCTTTGGTGCTGCGAGCGGCCTTCATTTTGGCTGGGGCGGCACTGCTAGCAAAGTTCCACTTCCTGCTGTACGTGCTGGGCGCGTTCCTAGTGTACACCGGCGTGAAGATGGCCACCAGCGGCGGCGAGCCGGAAATCGACCCCGACAACAACCCGGTGGTCAAGTTCCTGAGCCGCCATTTGCCCATCACCAACCGCCTGCACGAAGGACGGTTTTTCGTGCGCCAGAACGGGATGCTGTTTGCCACGCCCCTGCTGGTGGTACTGGTGATGGTGGAAACCACCGACGTCGTGTTTGCCGCCGACTCCATCCCCGCCATCCTGGCCGTTTCGCGCGACACGTTCATCGTGTACACCAGCAACGTATTTGCCCTGCTGGGGCTGCGGGCGTTGTATTTCGCGCTGGAAAGCCTCATGCGGCTGTTTCACTACCTGCACTACGGCCTCTCGCTCATCCTCATCTTCATCGGCGGCAAGCTACTGGCCACCGAGTTTCTGCACATCCCGATGGGCATTTCCTTGGGTGTCGTCGGCCTGATTCTGACCGGTTCCGTTGGGCTGTCGTTGCTGTTTCCGAAGAAGGAGGCAGAAGAGGGAGTAAAAGAGAGAAAGTAA
- a CDS encoding DUF7079 family protein encodes MNTPDQERRWPVWVALADLYLDTELQEQDFKRIAAVCAESGFSWAEIRLINYNEVAPALWFNVQDIAGEWAGWNEQWLITHIQHSYRTAPRKWLGSKRLWQKRVDLFTQKALARVAVYLR; translated from the coding sequence ATGAACACTCCCGATCAAGAACGTCGGTGGCCAGTATGGGTAGCACTAGCCGATTTGTATTTAGATACTGAACTGCAGGAGCAAGATTTCAAGCGTATTGCTGCTGTATGCGCGGAGAGCGGTTTTTCGTGGGCTGAAATTCGGCTTATCAACTACAATGAGGTAGCGCCAGCGCTGTGGTTTAATGTGCAAGACATAGCAGGTGAATGGGCTGGCTGGAATGAGCAATGGCTCATAACGCACATTCAACATTCCTACCGAACCGCACCGCGTAAGTGGCTTGGCTCTAAAAGGTTGTGGCAGAAACGGGTAGACCTTTTTACGCAGAAAGCATTGGCCCGCGTAGCCGTTTACTTACGCTAA
- a CDS encoding glycosyltransferase family 9 protein has translation MPHLNGVTVHPDCRHFRGDIPCRPNKEYGYQCQDCPVYAPTQQRILIIKLGAIGDVIRTTPLLRRLRQEYPNARITWLTLTPAILPQSGGWIDEVLKLELTSVLHLQQREFDLLFNLDKDKEACALLGSIRAHQKFGYQLHPQYGVAWPVGELANHKYLTGVFDELSQQNQKPYVQEIFELCGYEFQHEEYVFDTHDDKGYDWSQLPQGRPRIGLNTGCGDRWTTRLWSDEKWITLINQLQQAGYAPVLLGGEAEAERNQRLHAATGAAYLGTFPLPQFINLMHQMDGIVTQVTMAMHISIALRKPTILMNNIFNPYEFDLYGRGQIVQPDKQCVCFYRGSCKLGPTSCMEDLSAEKVFEAVRVSVPLA, from the coding sequence ATGCCCCACCTCAACGGCGTAACCGTTCATCCCGACTGCCGCCACTTCCGCGGTGATATTCCCTGCCGCCCCAACAAGGAGTACGGCTACCAGTGCCAAGACTGCCCGGTGTATGCGCCCACGCAGCAGCGCATCCTCATCATCAAGCTCGGGGCCATCGGGGATGTTATCCGGACGACACCCTTGCTGCGGCGGCTGCGCCAGGAGTACCCGAATGCCCGCATCACCTGGCTCACGCTCACGCCCGCCATTCTGCCCCAGAGCGGCGGCTGGATCGATGAAGTACTGAAGCTGGAGCTGACCAGCGTGCTGCATTTGCAGCAGCGGGAGTTCGATTTGCTGTTCAACCTCGATAAGGACAAGGAAGCCTGCGCGTTGCTGGGCAGCATCCGGGCCCACCAGAAGTTCGGCTACCAGCTGCACCCGCAGTACGGCGTGGCCTGGCCCGTGGGGGAGCTGGCCAACCACAAGTACCTCACCGGCGTGTTCGATGAGTTGAGCCAGCAGAACCAGAAGCCCTACGTGCAGGAAATCTTTGAGCTGTGCGGCTACGAGTTCCAGCACGAGGAATACGTGTTCGACACCCACGACGACAAGGGCTACGACTGGAGCCAACTGCCCCAAGGCCGCCCCCGCATCGGCCTCAACACCGGCTGCGGCGACCGTTGGACCACGCGCCTGTGGTCAGATGAAAAGTGGATTACCCTCATCAACCAACTGCAGCAGGCCGGTTACGCACCCGTACTGCTGGGCGGTGAGGCGGAGGCGGAGCGCAACCAACGCCTGCACGCCGCAACCGGCGCGGCTTACCTGGGCACGTTTCCGCTGCCGCAGTTCATCAATTTGATGCACCAGATGGACGGTATCGTGACGCAGGTCACCATGGCAATGCACATCAGCATTGCCCTGCGCAAGCCTACCATCCTAATGAACAACATCTTCAACCCCTACGAATTCGACCTCTACGGCCGTGGCCAGATCGTGCAGCCAGATAAGCAGTGCGTGTGCTTCTATCGGGGCTCGTGTAAGCTGGGCCCCACCAGTTGCATGGAAGATTTGTCGGCTGAAAAGGTGTTTGAGGCCGTGCGGGTGAGTGTGCCTTTAGCGTAA
- a CDS encoding biosynthetic peptidoglycan transglycosylase — translation MRVTSATKKKIGLGLGVLALLLLIGLGIFLAKRQQLLDYALLQVKAKVERKFPVVLTLGPARFTDLNTVQLEGVSLTPAASTDTLLRAQVVRASLSVRSLFAGRPVFSNLEIDSARLTARKTRSGEDNYSFLYKKKKTQPAVPRDTTKGTNYGLLANQLLEATFDNIPEEADFQHFLVTYESPRHRARLTMPRLAIEDGDISGQLTAVIDSVENRMGVEGHIDAGDYEVDARVFGLDKRPVVLPYVQSRYGARVQFDTVRVSLSEKDLSGDDELLLKGTASAANFIVNHPKLSDSDVRFPRGGIDFVMKLGQASFALEKGTRVLLNKMELFPELTMRRLPVPERVIGKDINGLTNRNQLLAGVQVKLNVESSETKANDFFASLPEGMFESLEGTQAEGTVQYHLMADLNMNQLDSLKFDSGLRATKFRITRFGRENLNQLNEEFLHTAYNDKGDTVKTFLVGPSNPEYTPYNQVSDYLKYAIMTAEDPRFMTHRGFMEKAFVKSAIQNLKERRFARGGSTISMQLVKNVFLTRKKTLVRKAEEALIVWIIENTRLATKERMLEVYLNIIEWGPKIYGVHEAAEFYFAKEPRNLNLSESLFLASIVPRPKYYRNGFNQYGEMRVSGRYFHRLIAQLMARKGYISQSEYENVGTSVNFQGPARQYIVRATRDTVRTTVAADSSQYEPLNLIDLLGGDTAPDAGVNTNQPAPPTTPPTGN, via the coding sequence GTGCGCGTGACTTCAGCTACCAAGAAAAAAATCGGCCTCGGCCTCGGCGTTCTGGCCCTGCTTCTGCTCATCGGCCTCGGTATTTTTCTCGCCAAGCGCCAACAACTGCTCGATTACGCGCTGCTGCAGGTGAAAGCCAAAGTAGAACGCAAGTTTCCGGTGGTGCTCACCCTGGGCCCGGCCCGCTTCACCGACCTCAATACCGTGCAGCTGGAAGGGGTGAGCCTGACACCCGCTGCCTCCACCGATACGTTACTGCGCGCCCAAGTAGTGCGCGCCTCCCTGAGCGTGCGCAGCCTGTTTGCCGGCCGCCCCGTATTCAGCAACCTCGAAATCGACAGTGCCCGCCTCACGGCCCGCAAAACCCGCAGCGGTGAGGATAACTACTCCTTCCTCTACAAAAAGAAGAAAACCCAACCGGCCGTCCCACGCGACACTACCAAAGGTACCAACTACGGCCTACTCGCCAATCAGCTGCTGGAGGCTACCTTCGACAATATTCCCGAGGAGGCCGATTTCCAGCATTTCCTGGTGACGTACGAAAGCCCCCGCCACCGCGCCCGCCTCACCATGCCGCGTCTGGCCATCGAGGACGGCGACATCAGCGGCCAGCTGACGGCCGTTATCGACTCGGTGGAAAACCGTATGGGCGTGGAAGGGCACATTGACGCCGGCGACTACGAAGTGGATGCCCGCGTGTTCGGGCTGGATAAGCGGCCGGTGGTCCTGCCTTACGTGCAGAGCCGCTACGGCGCCCGCGTGCAGTTCGACACGGTGCGGGTGAGTCTCTCGGAAAAGGATTTGAGCGGCGACGACGAACTGCTGCTGAAAGGCACCGCCTCGGCGGCTAATTTCATCGTGAACCATCCCAAGCTCTCGGATAGCGACGTACGGTTCCCGCGCGGTGGCATTGATTTCGTGATGAAGCTAGGCCAGGCCTCGTTTGCGCTGGAAAAGGGCACCCGGGTACTGCTCAACAAAATGGAGCTGTTTCCGGAGCTGACGATGCGCCGCCTGCCGGTGCCGGAACGGGTGATTGGCAAGGACATCAACGGCCTCACTAACCGCAACCAGCTGCTGGCCGGCGTGCAGGTGAAGCTGAACGTGGAATCCAGCGAAACCAAGGCCAACGACTTCTTCGCCTCTTTGCCCGAGGGTATGTTTGAGAGCCTGGAAGGCACCCAGGCCGAGGGCACGGTGCAGTACCACCTCATGGCCGACCTGAACATGAATCAGCTGGACAGCCTCAAGTTCGATTCGGGCCTGCGAGCCACCAAGTTCCGCATTACCCGCTTCGGCCGCGAAAACCTGAACCAGCTCAACGAGGAGTTCCTACACACCGCCTATAACGACAAAGGCGATACGGTCAAAACCTTCCTGGTGGGCCCCTCCAACCCCGAATACACGCCCTACAACCAGGTTTCCGACTATCTGAAGTACGCCATCATGACGGCCGAGGACCCGCGCTTCATGACGCACCGCGGGTTTATGGAGAAGGCGTTTGTGAAGTCAGCCATCCAGAACCTGAAGGAGCGGCGCTTCGCCCGGGGCGGCAGCACCATCAGCATGCAGCTGGTGAAAAACGTGTTCCTGACCCGCAAGAAAACCTTGGTGCGCAAGGCCGAGGAGGCGCTGATTGTCTGGATTATCGAAAACACCCGCTTAGCTACCAAGGAGCGGATGCTGGAAGTGTACCTGAACATTATTGAGTGGGGCCCGAAGATTTACGGCGTACACGAGGCGGCCGAATTCTACTTTGCCAAGGAGCCGCGCAACCTGAATCTGTCGGAAAGCCTGTTCTTGGCCAGCATTGTGCCGCGCCCCAAATACTACCGCAACGGTTTCAACCAGTACGGCGAGATGCGCGTGAGCGGGCGGTACTTCCACCGCCTGATTGCCCAGCTGATGGCCCGCAAAGGCTACATTTCGCAGAGCGAGTACGAGAACGTGGGCACCTCCGTGAACTTCCAAGGACCCGCCCGCCAGTACATCGTGCGGGCCACCCGCGACACGGTCCGCACCACCGTCGCGGCCGATTCGTCGCAGTACGAGCCTTTGAATCTGATTGACCTGCTCGGCGGCGACACGGCCCCCGACGCCGGCGTAAACACCAACCAGCCCGCCCCGCCCACCACCCCGCCAACGGGGAATTAG
- a CDS encoding glycosyltransferase codes for MNVVIIGPAYPLRGGLATYNERLARAFREAGDEVRLVTFSLQYPDFLFPGQTQFSTEPGPTDLNIEVSLNSVNPVSWYQVGNRLRRERPDLVIFRFWLPFMGPALGTVARLIRRNRHTRVVAITDNVIPHEKRPGDRPLTRYFLSACHGFVTMSRAVLADLRRLHFRQPALYRPHPLYDNFGLLKPKTDALAALDLDPAFGYLLFFGFIRAYKGLDILLEAFADARLAQLPLKLIIAGEYYEDAAPYEALIRQHNLESRLVRATDFIPNERVVDYFCAADMVVQPYKNATQSGVSQIAYHFSRPMLVTDVGGLAELIPNGEVGYVVPPTPQAIADALVDFYEHQREQEFTAGVWAKKKEFSWDVMVKALKEVAG; via the coding sequence ATGAACGTAGTGATTATCGGGCCGGCGTACCCGCTGCGGGGCGGGCTGGCCACCTATAACGAGCGGCTGGCGCGGGCCTTCCGCGAGGCCGGCGACGAGGTGCGCCTAGTTACCTTCTCGCTGCAGTATCCCGATTTTCTGTTTCCCGGCCAGACGCAGTTCAGCACCGAGCCGGGTCCTACCGACTTGAATATCGAGGTGAGCCTGAACTCGGTGAATCCCGTGAGTTGGTACCAAGTAGGCAACCGCCTGCGCCGGGAGCGGCCCGATCTGGTGATTTTTCGGTTCTGGCTGCCGTTTATGGGGCCGGCCCTGGGCACGGTGGCCCGCCTTATCCGGCGCAACCGCCATACCCGCGTGGTAGCCATTACCGACAACGTCATTCCGCACGAGAAGCGGCCCGGCGACCGACCGCTTACGCGCTACTTCCTTTCGGCCTGCCACGGGTTCGTGACGATGAGCCGCGCGGTGCTGGCCGACCTGCGCCGTCTGCACTTCCGGCAGCCCGCCCTCTACCGCCCGCACCCGCTCTACGACAACTTCGGCCTCCTCAAGCCCAAGACCGATGCCCTGGCCGCCCTGGACCTCGACCCCGCGTTCGGCTACCTGCTTTTCTTCGGCTTCATTCGGGCTTACAAAGGCCTCGATATTCTGCTGGAAGCCTTTGCCGATGCACGACTGGCCCAGCTGCCGCTCAAACTCATTATTGCCGGCGAGTACTACGAAGACGCCGCCCCCTACGAAGCCCTCATCCGGCAGCACAACCTGGAAAGCCGCCTCGTGCGCGCCACCGACTTCATCCCGAATGAGCGGGTGGTAGACTACTTCTGCGCCGCCGATATGGTAGTGCAGCCCTACAAAAATGCCACCCAAAGCGGCGTCTCGCAGATTGCCTACCACTTCAGCCGCCCCATGCTGGTAACCGACGTGGGTGGGCTGGCCGAGCTGATTCCGAACGGGGAAGTCGGCTACGTGGTGCCGCCCACGCCTCAGGCCATTGCCGATGCGCTGGTGGATTTCTACGAGCACCAGCGCGAGCAGGAATTCACCGCCGGCGTGTGGGCCAAGAAGAAGGAGTTTTCCTGGGACGTGATGGTAAAGGCGCTGAAAGAGGTGGCCGGCTAA
- a CDS encoding Lnb N-terminal periplasmic domain-containing protein has protein sequence MQYSPPEKASGRVSAFHLPASGSRLLLLALLWVWSAGTLEAAAVTNDTLAISLLTCAPGSETYALFGHSALRVTNPGRGLDHVYNYGTFDFRTSNFYWRFLRGDLRYSLSASSFAEFREAYRQENRAVTEQVLALRQPEARLLHQQLETTLQSPARFYRYQFFTDNCTTRLLGHLRSVTQAQPLRYTYADSAIRYRQLLAPYLAPAPWVSFGMNIGLGMPADRYASFEHRLFLPLELQRALAHASRLGRPFVQQTRPLLNVTLPPRPPQVFTPLFCLVGLGLLLLLAQLLPTSYSLVPRVLHSSFLAAAGLLGCFLVGLQLISLHSPVHTNYQVLWLQPTHLFWAFVQPRRVWHPFLASALLGIVVGGLGGWIVDYVRPTSESGLLLGLLFWQLLVLFRRCGRVSEPLKQAGMAG, from the coding sequence ATGCAGTATTCACCTCCGGAAAAGGCGTCGGGCCGCGTTTCTGCGTTCCATCTACCCGCATCGGGTAGTCGGTTATTGCTTCTGGCCCTGTTGTGGGTCTGGAGTGCAGGAACTTTGGAAGCCGCCGCCGTGACCAACGACACGCTCGCCATCAGCCTGCTCACCTGCGCGCCGGGCTCCGAAACGTACGCCTTGTTCGGACACTCCGCGCTACGCGTCACCAATCCTGGCCGGGGCTTGGACCACGTGTACAACTACGGCACCTTCGATTTCCGCACATCGAACTTCTACTGGCGCTTTCTGCGCGGCGACTTGCGCTATTCTTTGTCGGCCAGCTCGTTTGCTGAGTTCCGGGAAGCCTATCGGCAGGAAAACCGGGCCGTCACTGAGCAGGTGCTAGCACTGCGTCAGCCCGAGGCCCGCCTGTTGCACCAGCAGCTGGAAACTACGCTGCAGTCACCGGCCCGATTTTACCGATACCAGTTTTTCACCGATAACTGCACCACGCGTCTGCTGGGCCACCTCCGCAGCGTAACGCAGGCACAACCGCTCCGCTACACGTACGCCGACTCGGCTATCCGTTACCGGCAGCTCCTGGCACCTTATCTGGCTCCGGCGCCTTGGGTGTCTTTCGGCATGAACATCGGCCTGGGTATGCCCGCCGACCGTTACGCCTCCTTCGAGCACCGGCTCTTTCTGCCACTTGAGCTTCAGCGGGCCCTGGCGCATGCTTCCCGGTTGGGGCGGCCCTTCGTGCAGCAGACCCGCCCGTTACTGAATGTTACGCTACCGCCACGCCCACCCCAGGTGTTTACGCCTTTGTTCTGCCTGGTTGGCCTGGGCCTGCTATTGTTGCTCGCGCAGCTGCTTCCTACCAGTTACAGCCTGGTACCACGAGTGCTGCACAGCAGCTTCCTGGCGGCGGCCGGCCTGCTGGGCTGCTTCCTGGTAGGGCTTCAGTTGATTTCCCTGCATTCTCCCGTTCACACCAATTACCAGGTGCTGTGGTTGCAGCCGACGCACTTGTTCTGGGCCTTCGTTCAGCCTCGCCGCGTTTGGCACCCTTTTCTGGCATCTGCCTTACTGGGTATCGTAGTGGGTGGTTTGGGGGGGTGGATTGTTGACTACGTACGGCCAACGTCCGAATCCGGACTATTGTTGGGGTTGCTGTTCTGGCAATTACTGGTTCTGTTTCGGCGTTGCGGTCGGGTATCGGAGCCATTGAAGCAAGCGGGAATGGCTGGCTGA
- a CDS encoding polyprenol monophosphomannose synthase has protein sequence MNDGVVLIPTYNERENAELIIRKVFSLPQAFDVLIIDDGSPDGTAAIVRGLMSEFAGRLFLEERAGKLGLGTAYIHGFRWALAHGYEYVFEMDADFSHNPDDLIRLYDACAHQGYDLAIGSRYIQGVNVVNWPMDRVLMSYFASAYVRLITRMPIRDATAGFKCYTARVLRTIPLDQIRFVGYAFQIEMKWLAYKYGFRLKEVPIIFTDRTRGSSKMSKGIVKEAFFGVLQMKIHSWFRQFERVDTAPALAALPATSE, from the coding sequence ATGAATGACGGGGTTGTCCTGATACCGACCTATAATGAGCGAGAAAACGCGGAGCTGATCATCCGCAAGGTTTTCTCGCTGCCGCAGGCGTTTGATGTGCTCATCATCGACGACGGTTCGCCCGACGGTACCGCCGCCATCGTGCGCGGGCTGATGAGCGAGTTTGCGGGCCGTCTGTTTCTGGAAGAGCGGGCGGGCAAGCTGGGCCTGGGTACGGCCTACATTCACGGCTTCCGCTGGGCGTTGGCTCATGGCTACGAGTACGTGTTTGAGATGGATGCCGACTTCTCCCACAACCCCGACGACCTCATCCGCCTCTACGACGCCTGTGCCCACCAAGGCTACGACCTGGCCATTGGGTCCCGCTACATTCAGGGTGTGAACGTGGTGAACTGGCCGATGGACCGGGTGCTGATGTCGTATTTTGCCTCGGCCTACGTGCGCCTGATTACCCGCATGCCCATCCGTGACGCGACGGCCGGCTTCAAGTGCTACACGGCCCGCGTACTGCGCACCATTCCGCTCGACCAGATCCGGTTTGTGGGCTACGCCTTCCAGATTGAGATGAAATGGCTGGCCTACAAGTACGGCTTCCGGCTCAAGGAAGTGCCCATCATCTTCACCGACCGCACCCGGGGCTCTTCCAAAATGAGCAAAGGCATCGTAAAAGAAGCCTTTTTCGGGGTGCTGCAAATGAAAATCCACAGCTGGTTCCGGCAGTTTGAGCGGGTAGATACCGCTCCGGCCCTGGCAGCCTTACCGGCTACCTCCGAGTAG
- the hemG gene encoding protoporphyrinogen oxidase: protein MAIAILGGGISGLTLAWYLQRAGLDYDLFDASPRPGGTIRTEQRDGYLLETGPNSLQLSDELRDLVEGLDLGSQLQDAAAVSQNRYVLRQGRYQQLPASPPKLLTSSFFSLKARLGLVRELFQPAVSVNPEETLAQFFTRRFGQEVVDYALNPFISGIYAGDPARLLLYKTFPQLAAMEQQHGSVIRGLMKSKSPAGRRRIVSLTGGLQTLTDTLARKLRRAHFGQAATHLHRRADDGRWELETTAGPAPRLYQHVVLALPAYAAAPLLQEQFPEAAAALAAVYYPPMTAIYTAYQRADVTHPLDGFGALHPKAEQPYAAGSIWTSSIFPGRAPADQVLFTTFVGGSQYEAEARQPEAKQKAAVHQELSRFYGIRAGVAPVWQYRYYWERAIPQFDARIPAAHTAADTLAAQGLYVTANWRAGVGVPDCIRHARQLATMLAAR from the coding sequence ATGGCCATTGCCATTCTGGGCGGCGGTATTTCAGGCCTCACGCTGGCTTGGTACCTGCAGCGCGCCGGCCTCGATTACGACCTGTTTGACGCCAGCCCCCGCCCGGGCGGCACCATCCGCACGGAGCAGCGCGACGGCTACCTGCTCGAAACCGGCCCCAACTCGCTACAACTCTCCGATGAGCTGCGCGACTTGGTGGAAGGGCTGGATCTGGGGAGCCAGCTGCAGGACGCTGCCGCCGTGAGCCAGAACCGCTACGTGCTGCGCCAGGGCCGTTACCAGCAGCTGCCCGCCTCGCCACCAAAGCTGCTGACCAGCTCGTTTTTCAGCCTAAAGGCGCGCCTGGGGCTGGTGCGGGAGCTATTCCAGCCGGCCGTGTCGGTTAACCCTGAGGAAACTCTGGCCCAATTCTTCACGCGCCGGTTCGGGCAAGAGGTCGTGGATTATGCCCTGAATCCATTTATCTCGGGCATTTACGCCGGCGACCCGGCCCGGCTGCTACTCTACAAGACGTTCCCGCAGCTGGCGGCCATGGAGCAGCAGCACGGTTCCGTTATCCGGGGGCTGATGAAAAGCAAGAGTCCCGCCGGCCGCCGCCGCATCGTGTCGCTGACCGGCGGCCTGCAGACGCTCACTGATACGCTGGCCCGCAAGCTGCGCCGCGCCCACTTCGGGCAGGCCGCTACCCATCTGCACCGCCGCGCCGATGATGGCCGCTGGGAGCTGGAAACTACGGCCGGCCCCGCCCCGCGCCTCTACCAGCACGTGGTGCTGGCCCTGCCGGCCTACGCCGCCGCCCCGCTGCTGCAGGAGCAGTTCCCGGAAGCTGCGGCGGCCCTGGCAGCGGTGTACTACCCGCCTATGACGGCTATTTACACGGCCTACCAGCGCGCCGACGTCACGCATCCGCTCGATGGCTTCGGGGCGCTGCACCCCAAAGCCGAGCAGCCCTACGCGGCCGGCAGCATCTGGACCAGCTCCATCTTCCCGGGCCGCGCCCCGGCCGACCAAGTGCTGTTTACCACCTTTGTGGGCGGCAGCCAGTACGAGGCCGAGGCCCGCCAGCCCGAGGCCAAGCAGAAAGCCGCCGTGCATCAGGAGCTGAGCCGCTTCTACGGCATCCGGGCCGGGGTCGCGCCGGTATGGCAGTACCGCTACTACTGGGAGCGGGCCATTCCGCAGTTCGATGCACGCATTCCGGCCGCTCATACCGCCGCCGATACCTTGGCGGCCCAGGGTCTGTACGTCACGGCCAACTGGCGGGCCGGCGTGGGCGTACCCGATTGCATCCGCCACGCCCGGCAGCTGGCCACCATGCTTGCCGCCCGGTAG
- the purB gene encoding adenylosuccinate lyase has translation MSAAPDYSTLTPLTAVSPLDGRYRRQTTPLAAYFSELALIRYRVLVEVEYFIALCELPLPQLQGVDAAVFGQLRGLYTSFSTADAEAVKAHERVTNHDVKAVEYFLRDRFTALGLGQYLEFIHFGLTSQDINNTAIPLSLQHALIHTLLPAYAQVRNQLATRAQSWAAVPMLARTHGQPASPTRLGKEVEVFVARLDAQVELLGQVPFGAKFGGATGNFNAHHVAYPGTDWHQFAQQFVEGRLGLKRSHPTTQIEHYDHLAALCDGLKRLNTILIDLARDVWQYISLGYFRQTVKAGEVGSSAMPHKVNPIDFENAEGNLGLANAVLEHLSAKLPISRLQRDLTDSTVLRNLGVPLGHTLIALTALQRGLDKLALDEAALRRDLDDNWAVVAEALQTILRRENYPDPYNALKALTRTGTTISQATISEFVDGLSVSDAVKQELRAITPSSYVGV, from the coding sequence ATGTCCGCTGCCCCCGATTACAGCACGCTTACTCCGCTCACCGCCGTTTCGCCCCTTGATGGCCGGTACCGCCGCCAGACTACCCCGCTGGCCGCCTACTTCTCCGAGCTGGCCCTGATCCGGTACCGGGTGCTGGTGGAAGTAGAGTACTTCATTGCCCTCTGCGAGCTGCCGCTGCCCCAGCTGCAAGGTGTTGATGCAGCAGTTTTCGGGCAGCTACGCGGCCTCTACACCAGCTTCAGCACCGCCGATGCCGAGGCCGTAAAGGCCCACGAGCGGGTTACGAACCACGACGTAAAGGCCGTGGAGTACTTTCTGCGGGACCGGTTTACGGCCCTGGGCCTGGGCCAGTACCTGGAGTTCATTCACTTCGGCCTCACGTCCCAGGACATCAATAACACCGCCATTCCGCTCAGCCTCCAGCACGCGCTTATTCATACGCTATTGCCGGCCTACGCGCAGGTGCGCAACCAGCTGGCCACCCGCGCCCAGAGCTGGGCCGCCGTGCCCATGCTGGCCCGCACCCACGGCCAGCCGGCCTCGCCTACCCGCCTGGGTAAGGAAGTGGAGGTGTTTGTGGCCCGGCTGGATGCGCAGGTGGAGCTGCTGGGCCAGGTGCCGTTCGGGGCCAAGTTCGGCGGGGCCACCGGCAACTTCAACGCCCACCACGTAGCCTACCCCGGCACCGACTGGCACCAGTTTGCCCAGCAGTTTGTGGAAGGCCGGCTGGGCCTCAAGCGCAGCCACCCCACCACCCAGATTGAGCACTACGACCACCTAGCCGCCCTCTGCGACGGCCTCAAGCGCCTCAACACCATCCTCATTGACTTGGCGCGCGACGTGTGGCAGTACATTTCCCTGGGCTACTTCCGCCAGACGGTGAAGGCTGGCGAGGTGGGTTCCTCAGCCATGCCCCACAAGGTGAACCCCATTGACTTCGAAAACGCCGAGGGCAACCTGGGCCTGGCCAACGCCGTGCTGGAGCATCTCTCGGCCAAGCTGCCCATCAGCCGCCTCCAGCGCGACCTCACCGACTCCACCGTGCTGCGCAACCTAGGCGTACCGCTGGGCCACACCCTCATTGCCCTCACCGCTTTGCAGCGCGGCCTCGACAAGCTGGCCCTCGACGAAGCCGCCCTCCGCCGCGACCTGGACGATAACTGGGCCGTGGTGGCCGAGGCCCTGCAAACCATCCTGCGCCGCGAAAACTACCCCGACCCCTACAACGCCCTCAAAGCTCTCACCCGCACCGGCACTACCATCAGCCAAGCCACCATCAGCGAGTTTGTGGACGGCCTCAGCGTGAGCGACGCCGTGAAGCAGGAGCTGCGCGCCATCACGCCCAGCAGTTACGTGGGCGTGTAG